GAAGAGGCCAACTCTTCTCTTTCTGGAAACATCTGAGCAACAGAAGCCTGATTCCTCTAAAATCCCCCGGACTCAATAAAGCCTGAAACACAGGCGCATAAATCTCTGCAGTGATTTTCTTCCTccactgtaaacaaaacaaaaaagaggtgCCTTTGTCTTTGTAGTCCTTGGCGTTGAGTCGAGCACCGTGCAGGGACCGTGTGTGTGGGGGGCGGGGGAGGGGAGTCAGGGCTGGGAGCTGCCCTGGCTGTCGGGGTCAGTCCCTGAGGAGCTggtgtctgagtctgagtcGTCGTTCTTGTGGTTATCTTCTGCCAGGCTCTTCTCTCTGATGCGCCTGTGGGTGGCGCCAAGGCGAGTCAGCAGGCCCTGGTAGTCGAAACGGCCGCGCTTCTCACCGAACGGGTCctggcagagagagggagaggggttagtggaaacaaaaacataaaaatacaaaccaGACAGTGTAGGCTGAAGCTTGTTATATGTAACCTTTTTTACTCAGCGTTCAATGACAGTTAACTTTTAAACTACTTGATTGATTTGAGAGGTAAGAATCAAAAAGAGTCACCTGCATGTTCTGTCCCTGCAGATGAAGTCTCTCTTTGCACACTCCCTCGTAGAAATCATAATATTCCAGGAAGGACTTTTCCATCACgctcctgaaaacacacacagatgagcaGGAATCAGCCGGTGAGAAGAATGACCACACAACGGCGagtaaagaggaggggggaaaaaatgttgacccttTCAAgctccttttccttttcattgaGTGAATTCAAACAGCTCAAACACTTTCAGGTCATTTCACTTAAGTTAGGAACCTTCATaaccaaaaacaaataatcaatgTGACCCAGGGGTCGTTAGAAAGATGTTCTAGAAAgatagagaagaagaaagtagtaaaagaaatgtttgttcTCCTCACCACAGAGCCTCTGGACAGGGGACTTTTCCCTCCAACATGTCACACACTGCCACTCTCATGGTCTCATGACGGATACACTCGTTGTAGTTCTTACTGTCACCTGGATGACGTTCCtgagagacgcacacacacacacacacacacacacacacacacacagacggtaACATTATAGAGAGACTGTTAACAGATGTGCATTAATCAAAGCAGACAGAAGCAGACAAAGCGTACCTGTTCAAAGCCGGGCTCATTGTGGTACGGGTTCTCCGTCATCAGAGACTGGATGGAGATGAGGACAGAGGAAATACTCTGAGCTGGACTCCATGCTGGACCTGTCCAcgtcctacacacacacaaacaaacaaacacacacgcactcatGAACTCCAAGTTGTGAGACGGAAACATCCCAAACATTAGAAACAGAGACTCTTAACTAGAAGAATGCCCAAACTCACCCCAGGATGCTGAGGCAGACTTTTCCATTGCGGTAAAAGTTGGGGTTGAAGCGGACCGTGTTGTGACCGGTGGTGATGAGTTTGACTCGCGGCGGGTGGATGGGATAGTCCGGAGGGCAGcggaacagaaagaggaagaagccGCCCTCGTATGGCGTGTCGAACGGCCCTGTGATCAGAGCGTGGATCTGCAGAAAGTGAAAGAAGAAGATGTCAGTCACTGAAAAGTCTCTCCGTTTGTTTATAGCCATTTTCACTTATAGACTCCTGAACATCTAAAACTCTCGTGATCTGGTGGTTCTTCTTCtggttatttttacagtctatggttcacacatgcacctcacagggGGTGACTATCCCGGTCAGACAGGAGGGGCGGGGTCGTACACTGATCGCAGAGAATAAACGTCACGCAGAGGTTGAAGAATACTGTGAGTAAGCTGCGTCTGCTTAGTGTGAACGCCCTCTGACACGGGCGATCTGGCTTCTTACCTTGGTCATGTCTTGAGGATCAGGGACGACAAACATCCCTGGTGGAGGCTCCTTGTAGATGGACATGATGTCCctgtacagagagagagagagagagagagagagagggggaccggattaaataaaaaaaattataccagtttcaataccacagcaacaaaaaaaaaggcgtCATTTATTAATTAGAGAtgcatgtattgttttttttgttgctgtggtattgaaACTTGTATCATTTTAAGACTAAGATTAAAGATTAACTTTATCgatcctgcaaggggaaatttctgtttttacactctgtaagtcatgaacacacacattggctgaaatatacacacacatgcacaaacaagatcCTATGAGAGACGTCAgggtgacggagcggcccacagcgggcACTCCTGGGCTGGGGGTTagggtgccttgctcaagggaacctcagcagtgctcaggaggtgatctgacacctctccagctaccacaccaacttccagatttgatccgcaccgggacttgaccGGTTCCCAACCTGAGTCCCTACaggctgagctactgccgccccatttTGCGTTTGAGCTCGGCATATTGTTTAAGAatgacacaataaaataaatctaactACTCTGTGTGagtattttattgtgtttgttttattgggATGACTTGTAGTGAAACAGTAAACAATAGTTGACTTGCAATAACCACATGTTTAACTTTAGTTGTTGGATCTGAAGCCACACTTTCCTCTTTGTTGTTGGTTTCCAGTAATGATCGAAACTTAATAGAAAAGTATCACTTTCGATTTTGACACTCAGGTGAGTTCAGGGCCTAACTaacctgtaaacacacaaacagtgacaacaacaaacaggtaaacaaaTGGTACCTCTTTATCCTCAGGATGCACTGCTGGGAAGCCTTCTCGTTGTCCCAGTCCGTGCTGAGGGTCGGGTCCCAGGATGTGGCGTGGATTTGGGACAGGAGGCCCGCTCCTGCCACCCCAGCCACCCCGGCGACCCCTAGCCCGACCCCGGGTATGGGGGATGAGGAGTGCACGTTGGGAGACAGAGGCACGGTGGCCGGTGGAGAAGAGCCGGGGGTGAAGGTGCTTCCAAACCCGGCTGCGGTGACAGCGGACATGGGGGCCACCAAGGCGGTTAGGCCACTGTGCGCGGCCGCGGCCAGAGGAGGGGAGGCCGGGCTGGAGTTGGAGTGAGCACCGCCGGCTGCTGAGTGTCCCCCCGGCAGAGAGTTCACCAAAGTCGGCAGCAGAGACGTCCCGCTGCCCTGTCCGGTGACGCCTAAACCAAGGGCACCGCCGCTGCTCTGGTCACCGAAGCTGTCCGCCATGGCTCCCGAGCTAACGAGCCGAAGTACAAGAACCGCGTCGACTAGTCGATGAGGCTAACGGTTACCTGCATTGACAGTCACCTGTGCTTGTTTTAGTCCGgatcagagagcagagagacggGGAAGGAGTGAACGCAGAGGCGAGGCCACACAACAAGACATTTCTTCCCACGACATGGTGGCTACTTATCGTTAGCTTCAGTTTGAGGTTTTCTTTCCTCCCCTGAGGTTCAAAAAGTGTGAAGTCGTCCCCTGAAACGTCCCGTCGTCCCCTCGACGACTCACGAAGAAGAACACCGACTGGTTGTTACCGGTTTAATGAAATATCACGTCgacatatttgatatttttaaaaccaACACTCCTCTGCTCCATTCACACACAACGCAACTTCAGGGTCCTGCTAACTGAGCTAACATCGCACATCCGGCtgaaccttcaaaataaaagtcccgTTTGACTGTTTGGGATGTTGCAATTATTCTCATTCgtaatagagagagagatagtttattgatcccgaggggaattcaaagcatccagtagcaggttacaaagacatgacatgaaacatttggtACAAATCAAGTCGCAAAAAAAGCAGCaaaccgccccccccccctcccatacatatatattaacctgacaaaagatttaaagaatacctctagatgaatcaaacttaaactgtgcaattaaaaatagacttatacaagaaatgtacataacccgtgcagggataaaaaataaatatatttgtgtaatttaaacctataaacagttgaggaaaaaacaatctgtaattagacctgaatataaaaaaaaaaaaaggttgacatTCTGAAGTTGTGtcgtttatatatgtacagcaatgtttaaaaagcagatagtgcagagttatcaaaaacagacattaaataacaggcagtgcaaacatatcatccccctcctccaccttttcaaacagtccccctgtggtctaaatgaaacatctgtgctgtgctttggtcaaaatataacatgaatcaagcaccagaggaggtttgtgaccctgtataaaccagctctctcagaacgctctgttttggtgtgtgtgtctctttaaatgcaatgaccccccccccgagttttacAGGTATATGTCACACCTTCACTAGTGACAATAAAAATTgcggacctgctcaaaagttttgctctgggctccatgggtggagataccaggggaggggaggggattttatttttttaccagaatcccactgtgacatcacaaggagagcacattagaaacggagcatttttctctgtgttgtaagacttatgcagaccacaaacaaaggactggatgggtttatttcccatgttgtgggtcagtagactctcaggttacccaaatatatgttcagaaacactgtagaagttgatttttcacaatatcTCCCCTTTAATATAATCTTATATACCCTGCCAACATTTAAAGATGTTAATTTAAATTGACTAAATTATATGTTTATTCTTcagagcccctgaagtcccaaaaaggaaaaaaaataactaactgaagcttcagtgtttatccagctctgcatgggtctgtaaacctttctgtgttctaacctctctccatttttcaaaagcatctccaatattgatcctagtttgagcacgtttctgctcgtggagcttattagaaacatgcagaggctttttaggtcgggtacaatcacttctatctgaaccacttctcttgacccgcttccatcactgcaacacctgttgacctgataactgctctcatatctgacaaaccgaggggcgtccaaaacggccgtgtgggggggtgtcttaaaagcgcctaccttctctggtccaaacaaatccagagcattcaggagcagaatctgaagttagaaggaggacatactggctgctgcattgttgtcagagaagccagcacttcaacatagcatgtttccttaatgtctgatcagatagtaagatacctttatcatttaccTCACTACACATCTCTGGTGAGGAACTTTTGGGTTGTGTCGTTTTTGGTGCCTCCCTGTGGACAAAGGAGAATCTTTTTGCTGATCTCGTTTTGTTAATCAAgcagtgttttctgacaaaaaaacaaaaaacaaaatcatcatttttatcatttaagtTTGTTCACCAAAGGCCCAACTATAAGgacaagagttggaaattagcaatagctataaaCTCCCTGTGCAGCACATACACTTTTATTAATAGCAGCGTCTCTGACAGGCAGGTAAAATATctatatcaaatatttttttattttctaatagATGCTCTAGTATCTGCAATGAAAACACCTCAATGAATGATTGGCCATTAAgtacaaatatttttattagTATGAATCAggtttatttacattatttcaaAGAGAACAGTGTTAGGAAACGGACGGAGGTCAATCTCCTCTGACACCAAGAGAAAATAaaccaacaataaaaaaacaaaacaatgcaacaataattacatttctgtgtgtaaaGTTTTCTGTGCAAGAGAATAAAACAAGGAAGCAGACCGAGGTATCCCTGATGTGAGGGATAAATCAAGTCTCTAAAACAACACTGTGCAAAAAAGATGACAcccttaaagttaaagtgcGTGCATGACAAGAACTCGGAGACAAAGAGCTGGATTTTTTTCCCGCAGTTAGACACGATCACAAGGAAAAATGGTGTTCGACAGATAGACGAATACAGTGTCATAGAAAGTGCAAAAAACAAGgtaaagaaaatgttacacaAGCACCCAGAATGATAAACAAACACCTCCCCTGAGCGAGGGGGAAAAGAGAACGATCTCTCACACGTGTACTCGGACCgactcacacactctccctgCCCCGTCTTCACATGAGGGAGCAGGTGCTCTCGGACGAGGTGCTCCAAATCAGCCAGCTGAGTTTGCTGTCTGTGTAGGGGGGGTAGCGCAGGGTGTTCAGTCTCTCCAGAGCCCAGCCGCGCAGCATGCAGCCTCGCCGGTGGCTGAACGTCTCAAAACTATAGTGTCCGTGGTATTGGCCACAACCACTGGCCCCTGGAAGAAGTGGGAGTGAATATGGTTCAAAGGTTAAAGATCACGTtaccctgtttgtttgtttttttcacctttcatgttgtcagtgtgtgaaaaCTTTAGAGGAACTTTGCAGCTCAGAAACCTCCTTTATCTGATAGTGACAGTCAGTAAAACCCAACATTTCAGCTACTGTTTCTTTAAGGCCCTTCCATCAAGTGCCCACTCTTTTCTGATTGGCCAGGCTCTCTGGGGgagcagaacgctgcagggctgccagtgGGGGGAAAGTCTAATGCAGGAGGTTTTTAATGCACCTACCTATCCCTCCAAAAGGCAGCGTCGGCAGGGTCATGTGGACGATCCCGTCGTTGGAGCAGAATCCTCCACTCTTGGTATTTTCCAGCACCTTGTTCACAATCTGTGATGACAAGAATCACGATGTGATGTGGAAATGTAAAAGACGACGTGCGTCCAAGCTTGAGTGTGGTGAGAGTTAGCAGAGAGGTCTTACGCTCTTACTTACGTGGGATTCGTCAGAGAAAACGTAGAGAGCGAGCGGACTCTCTTGCCGGTTGATGAAACTGATGCCTTCCTGCAGAGAGTCCACGGTCAGGATGGGCAGGATGGGGCCGAAGATCTCCTCCTTCATCAGAGCGTCGTCTTCGGTCACGTCCGTCACCACAGTGGGAGCTGACGGGACACACACGTCCATATTATTTATACTGGCATTAGGGTTGTTGctaggtaaaaaaaacaaatcatgtcaACTCCTGTTTcaacaccatggcaacaaaaatatataccCTAGaccagtgcttcccaaagtttGGGCCGTGCCCCCCTGGTGGACTGTGCGGGTACTGCAGGTGGCCCGCGAAAACCCCTCcaataattttaaaaataaaagaaatataacaataatgatgatgatttacctttaagtgattagtaaggcgtgtcatgacttttcatggacataatgttgACTAAACCTTTGTGTCTATCTTaccataatatcatgttgtaaTGTTAATAATTTACCCTCACTGAAAGTTATAGCTgtagtcattaaaaaaaaatgtataatgggccccggagtaattttgtatttcaaagtttgGGAATGGCTGATCTAGACACTCAAAATTGGGAAAGTCCTCATTTTCAATAAGCAACCTGTTTACAGTGCTGGTACAGAAGAAGTCaaacaacatcacacacaccaaacattgtgacttcctgtttcttaACCCCACCCATGTActtgtcctcctctctgctctctcctccgATAACGACTTTGCCATCAGTCTTCCCGAGCAGTTCCACCAGTCGAGTCCAGTGTCGGGGGGACACGATGCGGCTAAGGTCCGGACAGCTCTTAGGGTCCTTGCCGTAGAAGTCCTCCAGAGTCTGCTGGATCACAGGCAGCAGGGCGTCCCGGATGGCCGGCGAGCAGAGGACATAATCCGGAGCGACACAGCTCTGACCGGCATTAAAAAACTTGGACCACACTAACCGGCGAGCGGCCGCCGGGATGTCAATGCGACCGTATATCAAGCAGGGACACTTTCCGCCCAGCTCCAACGTCACTGGCGTTAAGTGGACGGAGGCCGCCTGCAGGATGCTGCGCGCCACAGTTTGAGAACCTGAGAGACAAAGCTGAGGGTCAGTATTTGAAGTGAGCGTCTGAGATGTGTGCAGTAAGACAACAGctgtatcaatcaatcaattaaactttattcataaagcacctttcagacaaattaaattgcagttcgaAGTGCTTTaaaagagtgcagaaaagttattgacgaaaaagtGTGTGTCGTCTGTGTAGTTATAATCTGATAATAATTTTGGCACATCCACTCATTGATGTGTCCAGTGCTCTACCTAGATCCATGGTCACCTGGCGACATTGTAATaaatatctgtgtgtcgtctgcgtagttaatgatcacttttttttctataatcTGAGCTAGTGGGAGCATGTAGATGATAAACAGAAGAGGACCCAGGATGGAGCCTTGGGGAACTCTATGTGTAATGTTTTTGTCGGCTCAGATTTGAAGTTACCTATAGACactaaaatcattgagagactaatgcacaccaataagaatataaaaaaagatgtataaaaatgaaaaaaataaaatatgacacataaaagcaataagatattaaaattaatacataggagaagaatatttaaatttgtagtaggataaaaaagacaatacaataatgttaagatttgaattaatatataaaaaccagactgaataaataagttttaagactgcgtttaaaaatctcaatattctcgGCTCCTCTCAGACACTCAGGAAGGAAGTTCCACAGTCTAGGAACAACCTTCCTGACAAAGGGTCTGTCTAAAGGAAAAGTATGCACATAGGTGAATGAGAAACCCTGAATCGGGCCGGGGTCTGATCCCTCACCTGTGTAGAAGATGTGGTCAAAGCGGTTCTGCAGAAGTGACTTGGTCTCCTCCGCTCCTCCTCGAACGACAGCGTAACAGTCCTGCAAGAACAAGAGTCTCTCTCCTCAAGTCCAGCTCTAGTCTGTAACctctacattttatttattgatttactttCGTTAGGAAATCTTTGGGGACAGATGCCTTACCTGAGACAAATACTTGGGGATGAGCTCTGCTATCAGACTGTCGGTGGCAGCGCTGACCTCTGAAGGCTTGATGACCACACAGTTTCCTTATTGAAGACAAACAGCATCCAGTCAGTGACGACGGCAATTAAAGATTTGATGCAAtaacttccctttttttttttttttttttaaagcagtgtcACACCTGCTTAGCTCCTCAACCACCAAAACTTCACATCTGTCTCATTTCCAGCTCAACATTAAGGGAGTTGGACTTCCCACATCGGGAATTTGATTTCTGCTAGATTCATATTCAGCATGTCGTACACTAAAAGGCttttcatttaaaggctttcaatgtgatttttcacacttaaatgtagaaatcaagtatctcctctgaaaataactctgtgagtcatgagtgtctacaatgggtgtaacacccgagtcccactgtctgtgatgttttcagagttttcagagtcctatcttcactttgtttacattgccaggacagccggctgactcctcccctcatgtataaaagttgtttaattgagggactagagaaaagaagaataacatactgtactcactgcttaactgtgtttctagatcacgctcatttcaggtaaatttacatgcagtgtgaagataccagcgtaataaagatcgctagcattagcatgctaacacaacaatgcagcgcgagttgttttggtttcatgctggtgctcaagggcgacatctgctggatcaaaaaatcacatttaaagactttgtgtgttttgtgtggaGGATACCTGCAGCAATGGCTCCTATTAGAGGTAAAAGAAGGAGTTGCACGGGGTAGTTCCACGCCCCGATGATTAACACGACCCCCAATGGTTCCCTCCGTACAAAACAAGTGTCCAGCTTTGTtgccttaaaaaataaataaaaaagacatcaaaaacatgatttaaataaacattcaaatgaaaaaccCACAGTGTCAGAGCGATCTTTGTTTGACCCACCAGGTTCTTGCCGACGTACTCGGGATTCATCCAGCTCGAGAAGTTGTTGATGGTGTAGCGCAGATCGTTGATCACGATCTGGACCTCGGACAGGACGGCCTCAAACTTTGGCTGACATGCAGAGACAGAAAGGCGAGGACACTTAGTGTTTGGATTGGAGCAGACAGGTTTCTTTTGGGgcttttcatgtctttatttgaagacaggacagtggatagagaatcagagagagaaagagagagtggggaataacgtGGTGAAGGAGcaacaggtgggattcaaacccaggctgtcCGCTTCGTACATGGGGCACGACTGAACTTACCGCTTGGCCACCAAGTTGAACTTTCAGATGGTTTAACCTTAAAACCACGAGGCCGAAAGCAGAATATCAGGGTTGCATGTGTTTTACCTTGGACAAGTCTTGGTGCAGCGCTTTCACAATCAGTTCCTGGTTTTCTTTCATCATCGACATCAGCTTGGTCAGCTGAGCTCGACGAAACTCTTCCGGTATTGTGACGCCTGACGCAAACACTGACCGCAATCTGCTGACAACCTCGCTCTGGGTGTCCATCTTTCAGCctggaacaaacacacacacaaacacacacatattcacatgagaaaataaCTTGATATTAACAGTCGTCCATCAACCCGATGGTTCTGTTTGCTTGTGTATGTCATATAAAGTCATCAGCTGTGAATGGACTCCTCTTCATTTCCAGTTTAAAAGTCGGCGAGTTACACGTCATGGGTTTCAAACACGTGTTTGGATGTATTTAAATTAGTATTAGTTAATTTACTCAATCATCttatgcagcaaaaaaaaac
This Labrus bergylta chromosome 16, fLabBer1.1, whole genome shotgun sequence DNA region includes the following protein-coding sequences:
- the ube2z gene encoding ubiquitin-conjugating enzyme E2 Z, translated to MADSFGDQSSGGALGLGVTGQGSGTSLLPTLVNSLPGGHSAAGGAHSNSSPASPPLAAAAHSGLTALVAPMSAVTAAGFGSTFTPGSSPPATVPLSPNVHSSSPIPGVGLGVAGVAGVAGAGLLSQIHATSWDPTLSTDWDNEKASQQCILRIKRDIMSIYKEPPPGMFVVPDPQDMTKIHALITGPFDTPYEGGFFLFLFRCPPDYPIHPPRVKLITTGHNTVRFNPNFYRNGKVCLSILGTWTGPAWSPAQSISSVLISIQSLMTENPYHNEPGFEQERHPGDSKNYNECIRHETMRVAVCDMLEGKVPCPEALWSVMEKSFLEYYDFYEGVCKERLHLQGQNMQDPFGEKRGRFDYQGLLTRLGATHRRIREKSLAEDNHKNDDSDSDTSSSGTDPDSQGSSQP
- the aldh3b1 gene encoding aldehyde dehydrogenase family 3 member B1: MDTQSEVVSRLRSVFASGVTIPEEFRRAQLTKLMSMMKENQELIVKALHQDLSKPKFEAVLSEVQIVINDLRYTINNFSSWMNPEYVGKNLATKLDTCFVRREPLGVVLIIGAWNYPVQLLLLPLIGAIAAGNCVVIKPSEVSAATDSLIAELIPKYLSQDCYAVVRGGAEETKSLLQNRFDHIFYTGSQTVARSILQAASVHLTPVTLELGGKCPCLIYGRIDIPAAARRLVWSKFFNAGQSCVAPDYVLCSPAIRDALLPVIQQTLEDFYGKDPKSCPDLSRIVSPRHWTRLVELLGKTDGKVVIGGESREEDKYMAPTVVTDVTEDDALMKEEIFGPILPILTVDSLQEGISFINRQESPLALYVFSDESHIVNKVLENTKSGGFCSNDGIVHMTLPTLPFGGIGASGCGQYHGHYSFETFSHRRGCMLRGWALERLNTLRYPPYTDSKLSWLIWSTSSESTCSLM